A window from Gopherus flavomarginatus isolate rGopFla2 chromosome 4, rGopFla2.mat.asm, whole genome shotgun sequence encodes these proteins:
- the GNG4 gene encoding guanine nucleotide-binding protein G(I)/G(S)/G(O) subunit gamma-4: MKEIMSNNNTTNISQARKAVEQLKMEAYMDRIKVSKAAADLLAYCDAHIGEDPLIIPVPASENPFREKKFFCTIL, from the exons ATGAAGGAAATCATGTCTAATAACAACACAACCAATATATCTCAAGCAAGAAAAGCGGTGGAACAGTTAAAAATGGAAGCATACATGGACAGGATAAAG GTATCCAAGGCTGCAGCTGATTTATTGGCATACTGTGATGCTCATATTGGAGAAGATCCCCTTATTATACCAGTGCCTGCATCTGAAAATCCCTTCAGGGAGAAGAAATTCTTTTGTACTATCCTTTGa